A genomic stretch from Tamandua tetradactyla isolate mTamTet1 chromosome 15, mTamTet1.pri, whole genome shotgun sequence includes:
- the TRIM42 gene encoding tripartite motif-containing protein 42, with translation METAMCVCSPCCTWQRCCPQLCSCLCCKFLFTSERNCTCFPCPYKDERNCQCCHCTCSENPNCHWCCCSWANDPNCKYCCMASSNLMCHYYESRCCRNATITFRRGRLKSIRTSSKTALRFGSSDSQIDESKQLPSSSHLVDHLTCPMCNRLRLHSFMLPCSHCLCEKCLRHLQKHAEVTENFFILVCPVCSRSHCMPYSHKMQLPENYLRGRLTKRYMQEHGYLKWRFDRSSGPILCQVCRNRRVAYKRCVTCRLNLCNECLKAFHSDVAMQDHIFVDTSPEDQDEKICIHHPSSRIIEYCRADNELLCSFCKAAFHNGHDTISLIDACSERAAALFSAIAKFKAVRYEIDNDLMEFNILKNSFKADKEVKRKEIRNGFLKLRSILQEKEKTIMEQVENLEVSRQKEIEKYVSVTTLKVNEMDGLIAYSKEALKETGQVAFLQSAKLLVDQIEDGIQSTFRPDPHLRLHSLHCMPLDFVELSAAIHELFPTGPKKVCSSGDSLPSAYPMHSEMMIARKVTFSTHSLTNQQIYQRSSSLLSFNTPGEKTKVGLEAYGRAQSATPSRPTDGLHTYWSTTIEGQPAQNSSSFHNWYSFNDCSVKTPGPLIIYQTLVYPRAAKVYWTCPTEDVDSFEMEFYELITTPPNSVRTELCGQIRDIMQQNLELHNLTPNTEYLFKVRAVNENGPGQWSDICKVVTPDGRGKNRAKWGLLKNIQSALQKRF, from the exons ATGGAGACCGCTATGTGTGTCTGCTCACCCTGCTGTACATGGCAGAGGTGTTGTCCCCAGCTGTGCTCCTGTCTGTGCTGCAAGTTCCTCTTCACCTCGGAGCGCAACTGCACCTGTTTCCCCTGCCCCTACAAGGATGAGCGCAACTGTCAGTGCTGCCACTGCACCTGCTCCGAGAACCCCAACTGCCACTGGTGTTGCTGCTCCTGGGCCAATGACCCCAACTGCAAGTACTGCTGCATGGCCAGCAGCAACCTCATGTGCCACTACTATGAGAGTCGCTGCTGCCGCAACGCCACCATCACCTTCCGCAGGGGCCGCCTCAAGAGCATCCGCACCTC CTCCAAGACAGCCCTGCGCTTCGGGAGCAGCGATTCCCAGATCGACGAGTCCAAGCAGCTGCCCAGCAGCAGCCACCTGGTGGACCACCTCACCTGCCCCATGTGCAACCGGCTGCGCCTGCACTCGTTCATGCTGCCGTGCAGCCACTGCCTGTGCGAGAAGTGCCTGCGGCACCTGCAGAAGCACGCCGAGGTCACGGAGAACTTCTTCATCCTCGTGTGCCCGGTGTGCAGCCGCTCACACTGCATGCCCTACAGCCACAAGATGCAGCTGCCCGAGAACTACCTGCGCGGCCGCCTCACCAAGCGCTACATGCAGGAGCACGGCTACCTCAAGTGGCGCTTCGACCGCTCGTCGGGGCCCATCCTGTGTCAGGTGTGCCGCAACCGGCGCGTCGCCTACAAGCGCTGCGTCACCTGCCGCCTCAACCTGTGCAACGAGTGCCTCAAGGCCTTCCACTCGGACGTGGCCATGCAGGACCACATCTTCGTGGACACCAGCCCCGAGGACCAGGACGAAAAGATATGCATCCACCACCCCTCCAGCCGCATCATCGAGTACTGCCGCGCCGACAACGAGCTGCTGTGCAGCTTCTGCAAGGCGGCCTTCCACAACGGCCATGACACGATCAGCCTCATCGACGCCTGCTCCGAAAGGGCCGCCGCGCTCTTCAGCGCCATCGCCAAGTTCAAAGCAG TCCGATATGAAATTGATAATGACCTAATGGAATTCAACATCTTAAAAAACAGCTTTAAAGCTGACAAGGAGGTAAAGCGAAAAGAGATCAGAAATGGATTTCTCAAGCTGCGCAGCATTCttcaggagaaagagaaaaccatCATGGAGCAGGTAGAGAACCTGGAGGTGTCCAGGCAGAAGGAGATTGAAAAATACGTGTCTGTCACAACCCTGAAAGTGAACGAGATGGACGGCCTGATTGCCTACTCCAAGGAAGCCCTGAAGGAGACAGGCCAGGTGGCGTTCCTGCAGTCTGCCAAGCTCCTGGTGGACCAGATCGAGGACGGCATCCAGAGCACCTTCAGGCCGGACCCGCACCTCCGGCTGCACTCCTTGCACTGCATGCCCTTGGACTTCGTTGAGCTCTCAGCTGCCATCCATGAGCTCTTCCCCACGGGACCCAAGAAAGTGTGCTCCTCAGGGGACTCCCTGCCCTCTGCCTACCCCATGCACTCAGAAATGATGATTGCCAGGAAGGTCACTTTCAGTACCCACAGCCTCACCAACCAGCAGATATACCAAAGAAGCTCCTCCCTGTTGTCCTTCAACACCCCTGGTGAGAAGACCAAGGTGGGTCTGGAGGCCTATGGGCGAGCCCAGTCCGCCACACCTTCCAGACCCACAGATGGCCTCCATACCTACTGGAGCACAACCATAGAAGGCCAGCCTGCACAGAACAGCAGCAGCTTCCATAACTGGTACTCATTCAATGATTGCTCTGTGAAGACTCCCGGCCCTCTTATTATCTACCAGACTCTGGTGTATCCGAGAGCTGCcaag GTTTACTGGACGTGCCCGACGGAAGACGTGGACTCTTTTGAGATGGAATTCTATGAACTCATCACTACCCCTCCTAACAGCGTGCGGACAGAGCTTTGCGGACAAATTCGGGACATAATGCAACAGAATCTGGAGCTGCACAACCTGACCCCTAACACTGAATATCTATTCAAAGTCAGAGCCGTCAACGAGAACGGTCCTGGGCAGTGGAGTGACATCTGCAAG